Proteins encoded together in one Aminipila butyrica window:
- a CDS encoding OmpA/MotB family protein: protein MRKRPASYEEEEKKNNNERWLLTYSDMITLLLALFIIMYSMSTIDAAKFKAVAESMGQALNNPKMVEAPTSDEKSDGEKITDMERLAKEVKSYIKKNNLQGQVEVTGTDSYVKIDLKDTLLFIPDSDQLIDGNSTVLLELKDLMGEYYSQVRHISIRGHTAFVSGTNEQFSWQLSANRALTVVNFLAANGMSGDKFSIEGYSHYSPVGNNDTEEGRAKNRRVEIYITQ from the coding sequence TTGAGGAAGAGACCAGCATCCTACGAGGAAGAAGAAAAAAAGAATAACAATGAGAGGTGGCTGCTGACCTATTCGGATATGATTACCTTGCTGCTGGCCTTATTTATCATTATGTACTCCATGAGCACTATCGATGCGGCCAAGTTTAAGGCTGTGGCAGAGAGCATGGGGCAAGCGTTAAATAACCCCAAGATGGTGGAGGCTCCTACCTCGGATGAGAAAAGCGATGGGGAAAAAATTACCGATATGGAACGGCTGGCTAAAGAGGTAAAGAGCTATATTAAGAAGAACAACCTTCAAGGGCAGGTAGAGGTTACGGGTACGGATTCCTATGTAAAAATTGACTTAAAGGATACACTGCTGTTCATCCCTGACAGCGACCAGCTTATTGACGGAAACAGTACCGTACTCCTAGAGTTGAAAGACCTTATGGGTGAATATTATTCTCAAGTACGTCATATCAGTATTCGCGGGCATACGGCCTTCGTGTCGGGGACCAATGAGCAGTTCTCCTGGCAGCTGTCTGCCAACCGAGCGTTGACGGTAGTTAACTTCTTAGCGGCCAACGGCATGTCTGGGGATAAATTCTCTATAGAAGGGTATTCTCACTATTCTCCTGTAGGGAACAATGATACGGAGGAAGGCCGAGCCAAGAACCGACGGGTAGAAATCTATATCACACAGTAA
- a CDS encoding pseudouridine synthase — protein sequence MRLNKYIAQAGLASRRKADELTANGNVKINGLVVKEMGYDVQEGDVVEVNGRRIDKIEKKSVYVMLNKPLGFITSSADEKGRPTVQDLVADVDARLFPVGRLDYNTTGLLIMTNDGDTAYRITHPKHHVYKTYRARVAGVLSAAKVARLEKGVDIGGFVTAPAHVKVLKQGERSAIVEIQIYEGKNRQVRKMFAAVGNKVQELDRVAIGELYLGRLMIGHYRKLTPKEIEYLKNV from the coding sequence ATGAGACTGAATAAATACATCGCTCAGGCAGGCCTTGCCAGCAGGCGAAAAGCAGACGAGCTGACTGCCAACGGAAACGTAAAAATAAACGGACTGGTAGTCAAAGAAATGGGCTACGACGTTCAGGAAGGTGATGTGGTAGAAGTCAACGGCCGTCGTATTGACAAGATAGAAAAAAAGTCGGTTTACGTGATGCTAAACAAGCCGCTGGGCTTTATCACCTCCTCTGCCGATGAAAAAGGCCGGCCCACAGTACAGGACTTGGTAGCTGACGTAGATGCCCGCCTCTTTCCAGTGGGACGACTGGATTACAACACCACCGGGCTGCTGATTATGACCAATGACGGGGATACAGCCTACCGGATTACACACCCCAAGCACCACGTTTACAAAACTTACCGAGCTCGGGTAGCAGGCGTCTTATCTGCTGCCAAAGTTGCCCGCTTGGAAAAAGGAGTGGATATCGGCGGCTTTGTTACTGCCCCGGCTCACGTGAAAGTCCTAAAGCAAGGCGAACGCTCTGCCATCGTGGAGATTCAGATTTATGAAGGCAAGAATCGCCAGGTCCGCAAGATGTTTGCCGCTGTAGGAAACAAAGTTCAGGAGTTAGACCGAGTAGCTATAGGCGAGCTCTACCTGGGACGCTTGATGATTGGTCATTACAGGAAATTAACCCCTAAAGAAATCGAATATCTAAAAAATGTGTGA
- a CDS encoding GGDEF domain-containing response regulator: MKRILVVDDSQFNLMVVQKALENEYEVHTCLSGKEGIQFVRHNPIDLILMDIEMPEFSGIETVKMLKKDARLSRIPIIFLTGLCDHEVEKTCLGLGARDFITKPFNELVMLQRIKMVLELQEHLEEQALESNRDPVTGLWNRRRIERQIEQECQKRPAGALAVMNLDHFRLINDALGYQQGNHCLQVVGEAFKDLIREPELAAREAADIFMIYLPEVTSEAEAEQRIQTICLELEGRLEANKFHGLTLSAGIAMLPQGENSFGEGYYQAEKALHQMKLQSKKA, translated from the coding sequence ATGAAAAGAATTTTGGTAGTAGATGACAGTCAGTTCAATTTAATGGTAGTACAGAAGGCTTTAGAGAATGAATATGAGGTGCATACGTGCCTCAGCGGGAAAGAGGGCATACAGTTTGTCCGGCATAACCCCATAGATTTAATTTTAATGGATATAGAAATGCCGGAATTCAGCGGCATCGAAACGGTAAAGATGCTGAAGAAGGATGCCCGGCTGTCTCGGATTCCCATTATATTTTTGACGGGTTTGTGCGACCATGAGGTAGAGAAAACCTGTTTGGGGCTGGGAGCCAGAGACTTTATTACAAAGCCTTTCAATGAGCTGGTGATGCTTCAGCGAATCAAAATGGTACTGGAGTTGCAGGAGCATTTAGAGGAACAGGCTTTGGAGAGCAATCGCGACCCGGTGACAGGATTATGGAATAGGAGGCGTATCGAGAGGCAGATTGAGCAAGAGTGCCAAAAACGACCTGCAGGGGCGCTGGCCGTAATGAACTTGGACCACTTTCGCTTGATTAACGACGCTCTAGGCTATCAGCAGGGAAATCATTGTTTGCAGGTAGTGGGAGAAGCTTTTAAGGATTTGATTAGGGAGCCGGAGCTGGCAGCCAGAGAAGCGGCAGATATCTTTATGATTTACTTGCCGGAGGTTACGTCTGAAGCAGAAGCAGAACAGCGGATTCAAACAATCTGCTTGGAGTTGGAAGGGCGTTTGGAGGCAAATAAGTTTCACGGATTAACGCTTTCAGCAGGCATTGCCATGCTTCCCCAGGGGGAGAACTCCTTTGGCGAGGGGTATTATCAGGCTGAAAAAGCTCTCCATCAAATGAAGTTACAGAGTAAAAAAGCGTAA
- a CDS encoding MerR family transcriptional regulator: MKKERDYYSVGQASKLCNISTDTLRFYDKIGLIRPDKLGENNYRFYSKEALAYVPVIKYYKQMGFSLEEIKDLIDENSFVKHEKFFKEKTEKLKGRRKEIYMKYASIEGWLRLIIEADLIRKNDVRQVSLKYLERGCYSYLETPFADYQEAIVNIDYSNYIEETGEPVGGALLLHFPSIEKKLLGEKTPVVIMQQTLLKTSNPASVWTFGGQIYASCYHLGPFEDIDKTYKKIFQWTQSNGYTCDKGSYERSLIDYWTTQNTSLFVVEVLVPVEKIFS; the protein is encoded by the coding sequence ATGAAAAAGGAACGAGATTATTATTCGGTGGGGCAGGCCAGCAAGCTTTGCAATATTTCCACGGATACCCTGCGTTTTTACGATAAAATAGGGCTAATCCGCCCGGATAAGTTGGGGGAAAACAATTACCGCTTTTACAGCAAGGAAGCCCTGGCCTATGTTCCCGTAATCAAATATTACAAACAGATGGGCTTCTCCCTAGAAGAGATTAAAGACCTTATTGATGAGAACTCTTTTGTCAAGCACGAAAAATTTTTTAAGGAAAAAACAGAAAAATTAAAAGGCCGCAGGAAAGAGATTTACATGAAATACGCCTCCATAGAAGGCTGGCTGCGGCTTATCATTGAAGCCGATTTGATTCGAAAAAATGATGTACGTCAGGTGTCCTTGAAGTATCTGGAAAGGGGCTGCTATTCCTATCTGGAGACACCGTTCGCTGACTACCAAGAAGCAATCGTCAACATTGATTATAGCAATTACATCGAAGAAACAGGGGAGCCGGTAGGCGGCGCCCTGCTGCTGCATTTCCCCTCTATCGAAAAAAAATTGCTAGGAGAAAAGACTCCTGTAGTTATTATGCAACAGACGCTGCTGAAAACCAGCAATCCTGCCAGCGTGTGGACCTTCGGGGGGCAAATCTATGCGTCCTGTTATCACCTAGGCCCTTTTGAGGACATTGATAAGACCTACAAGAAAATATTTCAATGGACCCAATCAAATGGCTATACCTGTGACAAAGGCTCCTATGAGCGTTCCCTAATCGACTATTGGACTACGCAAAACACCAGCCTCTTCGTGGTCGAAGTGCTGGTGCCGGTGGAAAAAATATTCTCATAA
- a CDS encoding threonine/serine exporter family protein has translation MTYLWQFIFGLVATVGFAILFHVPKRHIFVASLIGGMGWVVFAYCRSDYGGALLGCFLAACVVGFFAGICSRVFKETATVFTIPGIIPLVPGAGMYYTTLYLISGQLEQAATTGTETLLMAGSISVGLLVVSSFFKIHYTLAGKIKNKFRKKREKCDIMEE, from the coding sequence ATGACATACCTTTGGCAGTTTATATTTGGTCTAGTCGCCACCGTGGGATTTGCCATTCTTTTTCACGTACCTAAACGGCATATCTTTGTAGCCAGCCTCATCGGCGGCATGGGCTGGGTGGTCTTTGCCTATTGCCGCAGTGATTATGGCGGAGCCTTGTTGGGCTGCTTTCTCGCCGCCTGTGTTGTGGGCTTTTTTGCGGGCATTTGTTCCCGAGTTTTTAAGGAAACTGCCACCGTATTTACCATTCCAGGGATTATTCCTTTGGTGCCGGGAGCGGGCATGTACTACACCACCTTGTACCTCATTAGTGGGCAGCTGGAGCAGGCAGCAACTACTGGTACAGAGACTCTGCTTATGGCAGGTAGTATTTCCGTAGGACTCTTGGTAGTCAGCTCCTTTTTCAAGATTCATTATACCTTAGCAGGAAAAATTAAAAACAAATTCAGGAAAAAGAGAGAAAAGTGTGATATAATGGAAGAATAA
- a CDS encoding motility protein A yields the protein MDISLLIGIGFALISLLVGFLLEGGKLLSLLLLSPMIIVLGGTIGAVVASSSFHDLQQAFKTLRKTFNPKAYGDPEEIIQIIAELSDACRRDGFIKVETALTDPALSGEQYLLLKEGLILILERKTTEEIQYILEADIRSYVAQKQVEIDVFESAGGFSPTLGIIGTVLGLIQVLSNFSSPEELTSSIAVAFVATLYGVSFANLIYFPMANKIKVYLKRQRLLKEMILDGVCMIANGALSRSVRNELSLYYHAFPDGSSKYIENIEN from the coding sequence ATGGATATTTCGTTGCTTATAGGTATAGGCTTTGCCTTAATCTCTCTGCTGGTTGGTTTCCTGCTGGAGGGAGGAAAGCTGCTTTCTCTGCTGTTGTTGAGTCCGATGATTATCGTGTTGGGCGGTACCATAGGTGCCGTAGTGGCATCCTCTTCTTTTCACGATCTTCAGCAGGCCTTTAAGACTTTGAGAAAGACATTTAATCCTAAGGCATATGGAGACCCGGAGGAAATTATTCAAATTATTGCAGAACTTTCAGATGCCTGCAGGCGGGACGGTTTTATTAAGGTGGAAACGGCCTTGACGGATCCGGCGCTCAGCGGGGAGCAATACCTGCTGTTGAAGGAAGGATTGATTCTTATATTAGAGCGGAAGACGACGGAGGAGATTCAGTATATTTTGGAGGCGGATATACGGTCCTATGTGGCCCAGAAACAAGTGGAAATAGATGTGTTTGAATCAGCTGGCGGGTTTTCACCAACTTTAGGCATTATTGGTACCGTTTTGGGGTTGATTCAGGTGCTGTCCAATTTCAGTAGCCCAGAAGAGCTGACTTCCTCCATAGCGGTGGCTTTCGTAGCCACTTTATACGGGGTGTCTTTTGCTAATCTGATTTACTTTCCTATGGCCAACAAAATTAAAGTGTACTTGAAAAGACAACGGCTCTTAAAGGAAATGATTTTGGACGGTGTCTGCATGATTGCCAACGGCGCCCTTAGCCGCAGCGTACGCAACGAATTATCCCTTTATTATCACGCATTTCCGGACGGCTCGTCCAAATATATAGAAAACATTGAAAATTGA
- a CDS encoding efflux RND transporter permease subunit — protein sequence MGLTKFVLKRPVTAVLCVLCLVVFGLSSVASSTLEETPEINMPIMIVSTIYAGASPDDINELVTQPVEDAVDTLSGLDSVTSSSNENSSIVMIQYKYGTDMDEAYLDLKKKMDGLVSELPDDAKTPNIMEINLSDTAVVTMSVSNKAQSNLYNYVDNKIVPEFEKIGSVASVDISGGQASYVKVELNAEKLNQYGLNLSAVSQAIASGDFSYPAGTTQTGDMEYSVTTGADYDDIESLKGIPINVANGSVVQLQDVATVYEALEDKSSISRYNGEDTISIDVKKQQSSSAVDVSNEVMKVKAKLEASDQNLKITVVNDTKDTIMESLNSVFETLILAIIISMAIIYLFFGDLKASLIVGTSIPISIFVALIMMNFMNFSLNTITMGALVLGVGLMVDNSIVVLESCFRAIHAIPDDEYDSGYVDAASKGSVLNRSYKNAAIDGTKTVLLAVFASTATISVVFLPLAFLSGLTGQFFKPLGFTIVFCMLASYISAVTIVPLCYFMYRPEEKTKAPAQRPIRTIQIRYRKLMRGLMPKRKLVIFMSIGVLVVSGLLATQLNMELMPADDDGSISVTIETRPGASLDKVDQTLKDVEKVIVGDERVDSYMVTYGGSALSMSGSSGATLTAYLKDKVKDSEVVIDDWRPSMHAIKNANITMDVGSSMSMTQSGDGYEIILKSTQYDELKKASDKIVEELKTRPEVTKVHSTLENAAPVVKISVDSVKAKAEGLSPLAIGQTVNNMLSGATATSMKVNGEDTDVKVEFANGEYDTLDKVQGIILSTGTGGSVALTDVANIHYEDSPSTISRENKQYTVTIDADYTDKADKKTKALLDDEVAGKYMSETVSTGVNSMDEMMSEEFGSLGTAMLTALFLVFVVMAAQFESPRYSLMIMTAVPLALIGSFLLLFLMNASISMTSLLGFLMLIGNVVNHGILYVDTARQYEEEMPLDKALIEAGVTRMRPIVMTALVMVLSMIPLARDGQMMQGMALVNIGGVISSTVLSMVFLPVYYAMLHRKKPRKQDILKEQDMSI from the coding sequence ATGGGGTTAACTAAATTCGTCTTAAAAAGGCCGGTAACAGCTGTCCTATGCGTACTCTGCCTGGTAGTTTTCGGACTTTCCTCTGTAGCGAGCAGTACGTTAGAGGAAACGCCTGAGATCAACATGCCGATTATGATTGTCAGCACCATTTATGCAGGGGCCAGCCCAGACGATATCAACGAACTGGTGACTCAGCCAGTGGAGGATGCCGTCGATACGCTGAGTGGTTTGGATTCAGTCACGTCTTCATCTAACGAAAATAGTTCTATCGTTATGATTCAGTACAAATATGGTACAGATATGGACGAAGCCTATCTCGACTTGAAGAAGAAGATGGACGGTTTGGTTTCTGAACTTCCAGACGATGCTAAGACTCCGAACATCATGGAAATCAATTTGTCTGATACGGCGGTTGTAACCATGTCTGTCAGCAACAAGGCTCAATCCAACCTGTATAATTACGTAGATAATAAAATTGTACCTGAGTTTGAAAAAATCGGTTCTGTAGCCAGTGTAGACATCTCCGGGGGACAGGCGTCTTACGTAAAGGTAGAACTGAATGCTGAAAAATTAAATCAGTATGGGTTAAACCTGAGCGCTGTGTCTCAGGCCATTGCCAGCGGTGATTTCTCCTATCCGGCGGGAACCACCCAGACCGGTGATATGGAGTACTCTGTAACCACTGGAGCTGATTACGATGATATAGAAAGTCTTAAGGGGATTCCAATAAATGTAGCAAACGGAAGTGTTGTGCAGCTTCAGGATGTAGCTACGGTATACGAGGCACTGGAAGATAAGAGCAGTATCAGCCGATATAATGGAGAAGACACTATTTCCATTGATGTTAAGAAACAACAGAGCAGCAGTGCGGTAGATGTTTCTAACGAAGTTATGAAAGTGAAGGCGAAGCTGGAAGCTTCCGACCAGAATCTGAAGATTACCGTGGTCAATGATACCAAGGATACCATTATGGAGTCCTTAAACTCCGTATTTGAGACGTTAATCTTAGCCATCATTATCTCCATGGCCATCATCTATCTGTTCTTTGGAGACTTAAAGGCCTCGTTAATCGTCGGGACATCCATACCGATATCTATTTTCGTCGCCTTAATCATGATGAATTTCATGAATTTCTCCCTAAATACGATCACCATGGGTGCACTGGTTCTGGGTGTAGGTTTGATGGTAGATAACTCCATCGTTGTACTGGAAAGTTGCTTTAGAGCAATTCACGCCATCCCAGATGATGAATATGATTCGGGTTACGTAGATGCCGCTAGCAAGGGCAGCGTGTTGAATCGGAGTTATAAAAACGCAGCCATCGACGGAACGAAAACCGTTCTTTTGGCCGTATTTGCTTCGACGGCAACCATCTCCGTTGTATTCCTACCGTTGGCATTTTTATCCGGTTTAACTGGCCAGTTTTTTAAGCCTTTAGGTTTTACTATTGTATTTTGTATGCTGGCATCCTATATTTCCGCCGTTACTATCGTGCCATTGTGCTACTTTATGTATAGACCGGAGGAAAAGACGAAGGCACCGGCTCAGCGGCCGATTCGTACGATTCAGATTCGTTACAGAAAACTGATGAGAGGGTTGATGCCTAAAAGAAAGCTTGTCATCTTCATGTCCATCGGTGTGCTGGTTGTGTCTGGCTTGCTGGCCACGCAGCTTAACATGGAATTGATGCCGGCCGATGATGACGGTTCCATCTCTGTTACCATTGAAACTAGGCCGGGGGCCAGCTTGGATAAGGTTGACCAGACCCTGAAAGATGTGGAAAAGGTTATCGTGGGCGACGAGCGAGTGGATTCCTACATGGTGACTTATGGCGGAAGTGCCTTGTCCATGTCAGGCAGTTCTGGGGCGACGCTGACCGCTTATTTAAAAGATAAAGTAAAGGATTCCGAAGTGGTTATAGATGACTGGAGACCGTCTATGCATGCCATCAAGAATGCCAATATTACTATGGATGTAGGGTCCTCCATGTCGATGACTCAGTCCGGTGACGGATATGAAATCATCTTGAAGAGTACTCAGTATGATGAATTGAAGAAAGCTTCCGACAAGATTGTGGAAGAGTTGAAGACCAGGCCGGAAGTGACCAAGGTTCATTCCACCCTGGAAAATGCAGCTCCGGTAGTCAAGATTTCTGTGGACTCCGTTAAGGCAAAGGCGGAGGGTTTGTCCCCGTTAGCAATCGGCCAGACTGTCAACAACATGCTCAGTGGGGCAACTGCTACCTCCATGAAGGTCAATGGGGAAGATACGGACGTGAAAGTAGAATTTGCCAATGGGGAGTACGATACGCTGGATAAGGTTCAGGGAATCATCCTATCTACTGGAACCGGTGGCTCTGTTGCTTTGACCGATGTGGCAAATATTCACTACGAGGACAGTCCAAGCACGATCTCTAGAGAGAATAAACAATATACCGTGACCATCGATGCAGACTACACCGATAAGGCTGATAAGAAGACCAAGGCACTGTTGGACGATGAGGTAGCGGGAAAGTATATGTCGGAGACCGTTTCTACTGGGGTTAACTCCATGGATGAAATGATGAGTGAAGAGTTCGGCTCCCTGGGTACAGCGATGCTGACTGCACTCTTCCTGGTATTCGTAGTTATGGCCGCTCAGTTTGAGTCACCAAGGTACTCGCTGATGATTATGACGGCGGTACCGTTGGCCTTAATCGGGTCCTTCCTGCTGTTGTTCTTGATGAATGCATCCATCAGTATGACGTCTCTGCTCGGGTTCTTGATGCTGATTGGTAACGTAGTAAACCACGGTATCTTATACGTGGATACGGCCAGACAGTATGAAGAGGAAATGCCGCTTGATAAAGCTCTGATTGAAGCCGGGGTTACTCGTATGAGACCAATCGTTATGACCGCCTTAGTTATGGTTCTATCCATGATTCCATTGGCTAGAGATGGGCAGATGATGCAAGGTATGGCTTTGGTAAATATTGGAGGAGTTATTTCTTCCACTGTGTTGTCCATGGTTTTCCTTCCGGTGTATTATGCTATGCTGCACCGAAAGAAGCCGCGTAAGCAAGATATTCTTAAAGAACAGGATATGAGTATTTAG
- a CDS encoding threonine/serine exporter family protein, producing MTKQLQKRILIMALLAGELMMKSGAEIYRVEDTITRICKACKIPYVEAFATPTGIFLSLDKGGEDNEMFTFIKRIRGSATDLGKISEINQFSRDFVSTDLSVEDGMARLKQISKRKPYPLGIKLLGAALTCAFFCLMFKGTIQDFVCAFIIGAASYLLSAIFDGFETNYFIKGFCCTAFAAFLALICAASGLGNTSGPTTIGALMLFVPGVAITNAIRDFLAGDMLSGLARTSEAFFIAISLATGAGVVMRLWVLMGGTIL from the coding sequence ATGACGAAACAACTGCAAAAAAGAATATTGATTATGGCTCTGCTGGCAGGCGAGCTGATGATGAAGAGCGGTGCAGAGATTTACCGGGTGGAAGATACCATTACTAGGATTTGTAAGGCCTGCAAAATTCCGTATGTGGAGGCTTTCGCTACCCCAACAGGCATTTTTCTTTCTCTGGATAAGGGCGGGGAAGATAACGAGATGTTTACCTTTATCAAGAGGATTCGAGGCTCGGCCACGGATCTGGGAAAGATTTCTGAAATTAATCAGTTTTCTCGAGATTTTGTCAGCACGGATTTGTCCGTGGAGGATGGTATGGCTCGATTGAAACAGATTTCTAAAAGGAAGCCCTATCCCCTGGGCATCAAGCTCTTGGGAGCAGCTCTGACCTGCGCCTTTTTCTGCTTAATGTTTAAGGGTACGATTCAAGATTTTGTTTGTGCCTTCATCATTGGTGCGGCTAGCTATTTGCTGTCAGCAATCTTCGATGGTTTTGAAACCAATTATTTTATCAAGGGCTTTTGTTGTACGGCTTTTGCTGCCTTTTTGGCCTTGATTTGTGCGGCTTCGGGATTGGGTAATACCTCAGGTCCTACTACCATTGGGGCATTAATGCTGTTTGTTCCCGGGGTGGCTATCACCAATGCTATTCGGGACTTTTTAGCGGGTGATATGTTGTCGGGATTGGCTAGAACCTCAGAAGCCTTTTTCATCGCTATATCTCTAGCTACCGGAGCAGGTGTCGTTATGCGGCTATGGGTTCTGATGGGAGGTACTATTTTATGA